A part of Fusarium oxysporum Fo47 chromosome III, complete sequence genomic DNA contains:
- a CDS encoding Alpha/Beta hydrolase protein, with product MPRYSSSVDGAELFYRYYAPEGRTPALTTQLPQPAKSLALVFLHQWPLSSRMYDSILLSLCETHGYRVIAPDRRGFGKSDWTGQQPTVPISYKELGQDLSDLLERIQPGPFVFVATSMSTGEALMAYLDSSYIQENCQVTSPQNPKAMPQSAWDATIMALRQDRPNFIANGFKGPFGDSKSGSVTEKQVAFFENIFFEADPFAVERCLQIYSREDLSEGIKRFGQMFHKPFLLIHGGGDKAVPAEVSAELVQKSVPGAKLTIYDEGGHVLVLAYSDRLLDDIVKFAEDIAG from the exons ATGCCTCGATACTCTAGCTCGGTTGACGGTGCCGAACTGTTTTATCGCTATTATGCTCCAGAAGGCAGAACCCCGGCGCTCACGACACAACTGCCCCAACCAGCCAAGAGCCTGGCTCTGGTTTTCCTTCACCAGTGGCCTCTCTCATCCCGTATGTACGACTCGATACTACTGTCACTTTGCGAGACTCACGGATACCGTGTGATTGCCCCCGACAGGCGAGGTTTTGGCAAGAGCGACTGGACTGGGCAACAGCCCACAGTTCCCATTAGCTACAAGGAGCTTGGGCAAGACTTGTCGGACCTGTTGGAGAGAATCCAGCCCGGGccttttgtctttgttgccACCAGCATGAGCACGGGTGAAGCGCTTATGGCGTATCTTGATAGCTCATATATACAGGAAAACTGCCAGGTCA CCTCACCCCAGAACCCGAAGGCTATGCCACAGAGCGCATGGGATGCAACCATCATGGCTCTGAGACAGGATAGGCCTAACTTCATTGCCAACGGCTTCAAGGGGCCCTTTGGAGACTCAAAATCCGGTTCAGTCACCGAGAAACAGGTTGCGTTTTTCGAAAACATTTTTTTTGAAGCTGACCCCTTCGCTGTTGAACGTTGCCTACAAATTTATTCTCGTGAGGACCTGTCTGAGGGGATCAAAAGGTTTGGGCAAATGTTCCACAAGCCTTTCCTTCTTATTCATGGCGGGGGCGACAAGGCAGTGCCCGCTGAAGTGAGCGCAGAACTTGTTCAGAAGTCGGTTCCTGGAGCGAAACTGACTATATATGATGAAGGAGGACACG TGCTCGTGCTCGCTTATTCGGACCGCCTCTTAGACGACATTGTAAAATTTGCAGAAGATATTGCGGGATGA
- a CDS encoding beta-lactamase-like protein: MVLQYSVFFSKRDSATRSGPAGHDHLKWVPTSSTLIYGDKDAVLVDAQLTSQASNELLDWVVESGKNITHIYVTHAHGDHFFGGAPILERFPSAIMVATPEVVARMKLETAPARLAGLWEKLFPGQIPPTLRVAEPLGQDYLELEGERLVVVRTGHTDTDDTTTLWVPSIRLAVTGDAVYANTHPYLGESGTAAKRREWIEALDTIAALEPDHVVGGHSDPSRPFGIEAIEDTKTYLEVFEKLSGETKTAEELYARMMEIYPDRLNPGSLWAGAILVHKT; this comes from the coding sequence ATGGTTTTACAGTACAGTGTATTTTTCAGCAAACGCGACTCGGCCACTCGCTCAGGGCCCGCCGGTCACGACCACCTTAAATGGGTGCCCACTTCTTCCACCCTCATATATGGCGACAAAGATGCCGTTTTAGTGGACGCACAGTTGACTTCCCAAGCGTCGAATGAGCTCCTGGATTGGGTTGTCGAAAGCGGCAAGAACATCACTCATATCTATGTTACACATGCCCACGGCGACCATTTCTTTGGCGGCGCGCCCATTCTGGAGCGGTTTCCTAGTGCCATCATGGTCGCAACACCTGAAGTTGTGGCCAGGATGAAGCTAGAGACTGCGCCAGCGCGTCTCGCCGGGCTCTGGGAAAAGCTGTTTCCGGGCCAGATTCCGCCGACCTTACGGGTTGCCGAGCCTCTTGGGCAAGACtaccttgaacttgaaggTGAGAGGCTGGTGGTTGTCAGGACGGGTCACACGGACACGGATGATACGACAACTCTCTGGGTTCCCTCTATCAGGCTCGCCGTGACTGGCGATGCTGTGTACGCAAACACTCATCCGTATCTGGGAGAGTCTGGAACAGCTGCCAAGCGAAGGGAGTGGATTGAGGCTCTGGACACTATCGCTGCACTGGAGCCCGATCATGTTGTGGGCGGGCATAGTGACCCAAGTCGCCCATTTGGGATTGAAGCAATTGAGGATACTAAGACATACTTGGAGGTCTTTGAGAAACTGAGCGGTGAGACTAAGACAGCCGAAGAGCTTTATGCCCGTATGATGGAGATCTATCCAGACCGTCTCAATCCTGGGTCTCTATGGGCAGGTGCTATCTTAGTCCATAAGACATAG
- a CDS encoding Alpha/Beta hydrolase protein — MKSLTSFVAVALAACTVTDARGLHYQSEAPLNIKTTSGHLSGFINNTAPDVRQFLGVAYAEPPLKSLRFQPPKRKHSSEHVSAKKYAPSCKQIISKNPTVYTQHMTQFLINGGDSEDCLYLNVYAPLKPTAKKLPVFIYIPGGGFTGGGADSLYKIPDKWIQKTQSHIVVTMNYRVNLFGFPNAEAAQQNVGLLDQRMVVEWTRDNIAAFGGDPQKMTLWGQSAGAGSVGMYGYAYPKDLIVKGLISDSGAPAMLAKVYGNHSSFDTLADKVGCRGLEGKKQLTCVQKVDASKLQKVYSETPTISFTPVGDNITAFSNTTDRLARGLVTRVPWIFGNNANEGAGFGTYDPNGVTPAQTAIGLQAIVCPVAAEVKYYYTGNFSNITPLPWIGATHSAELPVLFGTHYEYRGNSTEYEWEVAEGMQSLWLSFANNPKKNPQAGKVTWPLYKPNEKKMAVFAEAGKKWFQLGKGSLTETQCK, encoded by the exons ATGAAGTCTCTCACCTCATTCGTAGCAGTTGCTCTAGCTGCGTGCACCGTCACTGATGCTCGTGGACTGCACTATCAATCCGAAGCTCCACTGAATATCAAGACAACCAGTGGTCATCTCTcaggcttcatcaacaacacagCACCCGATGTTCGCCAATTCCTCGGTGTTGCCTACGCTGAACCTCCTCTCAAGTCCCTTCGCTTCCAACCTCCCAAGCGAAAGCACAGCTCAGAGCACGTATCAGCCAAGAAGTACGCGCCGTCATGCAAGCAAATCATCAGCAAGAACCCAACAGTATACACTCAGCACATGACTCAGTTTCTTATCAATGGCGGCGATTCTGAGGATTGCTTGTATCTCAATGTCTACGCCCCATTGAAGCCAACTGCAAAGAAGCTGCCAGTCTTTATCTACATTCCGGGCGGTGGTTTTACAGGTGGTGGTGCGGACTCGCTTTACAAGATCCCCGACAAGTGGATTCAGAAGACTCAGTCTCACATCGTTGTCACCATGAACTACCGCGTCAATCTCTTTGGCTTTCCCAACGCAGAAGCTGCTCAACAAAACGtcggccttcttgaccagCGCATGGTTGTTGAGTGGACACGCGACAACATCGCAGCCTTCGGTGGTGATCCTCAGAAGATGACCCTCTGGGGCCAgtctgctggtgctggctcAGTTGGGATGTACGGATATGCTTATCCCAAGGACCTCATCGTCAAGGGTTTGATATCTGATTCTGGTGCCCCGGCTATGCTGGCCAAGGTTTATGGTAACCACTCCAGCTTCGATACCCTTGCCGATAAGGTTGGCTGCAGGGGTTTAGAGGGCAAGAAGCAACTGACCTGCGTGCAAAAGGTTGATGCTTCAAAGTTGCAGAAGGTTTACTCTGAGACACCGACTATCTCGTTCACTCCTGTTGGAGACAACATCACTGCGTTCTCTAACACAACCGACCGACTTGCAAGAGGTTTGGTCACCAGAGTG CCATGGATCTTTGGTAATAATGCCAACGAAGGTGCCGGTTTTGGTACATACGACCCTAATGGCGTAACACCAGCCCAGACTGCTATTGGACTACAGGCTATCGTATGTCCAGTTGCTGCTGAGGTCAA ATATTATTACACCGGAAACTTCTCCAACATTACCCCTCTGCCTTGGATCGGCGCGACTCATAGCG CTGAGCTTCCCGTTCTGTTCGGAACACATTACGAGTATCGCGGTAATTCCACCGAGTACGAATGGGAGGTTGCCGAGGGCATGCAAA GCCTTTGGCTCTCTTTCGCAAACAACCCCAAGAAGAACCCTCAAGCTGGAAAGGTTACTTGGCCTTTGTACAAGCcaaatgagaagaagatggctgTTTTTGCAGAGGCTGGAAAGAAGTGGTTCCAGTTGGGCAAGGGGTCTCTGACTGAGACCCAATGCAAGTAG
- a CDS encoding Alpha/Beta hydrolase protein translates to MLSLLSLVVFGLGALANPLSKRAATVKIANGTINGGTNGNVEFFKGIPFAKAPVGDLRFRHPQPYDSNFGELDATKRPLACIQGDGSTGSEDCLKLIVVRPTSRPSDKLPVMVFIHGGAFAGGEAEQGNDGTPVVKKSIEMGKPFILVSIQYRLGAFGFLPGKQLAGNTNLGLRDQRMALQWVQENIAEFGGDPKKVTLWGFSAGAMSAFDHTIINNGNANGLFRGIILSSGSMIPALSYDSPKAQEIYDTVAARAGCGQSTDSLDCLRKLDAKKLQAVGYSLNMEFKYLGGNTPYFPRPDDTDSFFSTPADTALAAGKYAKVPVLSGNSEDEGTLFALTQSNVTNNKILVDYIATYYPGNAQYSNQFVAKYPDDLGISGSPFRTGLENNAFGQYKRLAAILGDITFIFQRRYHLQAISSEVPTWSYLHTSAHDVGLVGSMHGSDGLQTLSSANTIVAQTQQRYAISFINTLDPNALGVSSPLINWPKYTTSTAQLVNEGKDSNTLIKDDFRSQQYQYWRDNISKFRV, encoded by the exons ATGTTGTCTCTACTTTCGCTTGTGGTCTTTGGCCTGGGTGCCCTCGCTAATCCCTTGTCCAAGAGGGCTGCCACTGTCAAGATCGCCAACGGCACCATCAACGGCGGAACCAATGGAAATGTAGAGTTCTTCAAAGGAATTCCATTCGCCAAAGCGCCAGTCGGCGATCTTCGCTTCAGGCACCCTCAGCCCTACGACTCCAACTTCGGCGAGCTTGATGCCACCAAGCGTCCATTGGCTTGCATCCAGGGGGATGGCAGCACTGGTTCTGAGGATTGTTTGAAGCTTATAGTTGTTCGCCCAACCAGTCGTCCTTCTGACAAACTCCCCGTCATGGTCTTCATCCACGGCGGTGCGTTTGCTGGTGGCGAGGCTGAGCAGGGCAATGATGGAACACCTGTGGTCAAGAAGTCGATCGAGATGGGCAAGCCGTTTATCCTTGTCTCGATCCAGTATCGTCTGGGTGCTTTTGGCTTCCTCCCTGGAAAGCAGCTCGCAGGTAACACAAACTTGGGTCTGCGTGACCAGCGCATGGCCTTGCAATGGGTTCAAG AGAACATTGCTGAGTTTGGTGGCGACCCCAAGAAGGTAACTCTTTGGGGTTTCAGCGCCGGGGCAATGTCCGCCTTTGACCataccatcatcaacaacggcaaTGCCAACGGCCTCTTCCGAGGAATCATCTTGAGTTCCGGCAGTATGATCCCTGCGCTCAGCTACGACTCCCCCAAGGCCCAGGAAATCTACGATACGGTCGCTGCGCGTGCTGGGTGCGGTCAGAGTACCGATAGCCTCGATTGTCTTCGCAAGCTGGACGCAAAGAAGCTGCAGGCAGTGGGCTACTCGCTGAACATGGAGTTCAAGTATCTTGGCGGCAACACTCCCTACTTTCCCCGGCCAGATGACACcgattctttcttttcaactCCCGCCGATACAGCTCTTGCTGCGGGCAAGTACGCCAAGGTACCGGTTCTGAGCGGAAACTCGGAGGACGAAGGCACTCTCTTTGCATTGACGCAGTCCAACGTCACAAACAACAAGATCCTGGTTGACTACATCGCTACCTACTATCCCGGAAACGCGCAGTACTCCAACCAGTTTGTGGCCAAGTATCCTGACGACCTGGGAATCAGTGGATCTCCATTCAGAACTGGCCTCGAGAACAATGCGTTTGGGCAGTACAAGAGACTCGCAGCCATTCTAGGCGATATCACTTTCATCTTCCAGCGCCGGTACCACCTCCAGGCTATTTCCTCTGAGGTCCCGACCTGGTCTTACCTGCACACCAGCGCCCATGACGTCGGTCTCGTCGGATCGATGCACGGATCTGACGGCCTGCAGACCTTATCCTCGGCCAACACCATCGTTGCGCAGACCCAGCAGCGTTATGCAAtttccttcatcaacacACTGGATCCAAATGCTCTGGGCGTTTCTTCTCCGCTTATCAACTGGCCCAAGTATACTACCTCAACCGCGCAGCTTGTCAACGAAGGAAAGGATTCCAACACGCTTATTAAGGATGACTTCCGTTCTCAGCAGTACCAATACTGGCGTGACAATATCTCCAAGTTTAGGGTCTGA
- a CDS encoding glycosyl hydrolase family 3 N terminal domain-containing protein: MQNVVTILCTFGALAYAQDSLTDASFYGLSPPVYPAPQIKGLDAWGHAYLKAKKVVDRLTLEEKINITYGPPVAPNGCAGTISSIKRAGFPGLCLMDAGNGVRSTDLVNAYASGISVAASWNKQLAKDRALFMFKEFKTKGVNVALAPAVGALGRVAKGGRIWEGFGVDPYLSGALASETIKAAVRVGVQTTIKHYIANEQETNRSPENDVASVSSNVDDKTLHELYLWPFQDAVKAGTTGVMCSYNRVNGSYACGNSKILNGLLKTELGFQGYVLTDWDAQPSGVASVLAGLDMAMPTTKYLGLINFTQAIRNGSVPLTRLNDMATRILASWFFTRQDLDFPPPGIGMPLNTSQPHRRINARDSAAKNTILAGAVEGHVLVKNINNALPLKKPLEVAVFGYSAHVPRMYGPSGIGTGWRLGFSSANVSQVLEKFAGTFVPPFQDTARYGTIIIGGGSGANAAPYISSPFDALSQRAWEDDSSISWDFEQQNPTVAAEADVCLVFINAFASEAFDRPQLYDQDSDKIVLNVARQCNNTMVVIHNAGPTLVEAYADHPNITAIIYAHLPGQDSGRALVSLLYGDENFSGKLPYTIAKKESDYGQLLDPVQPTGAYKLYPQSNFTEGTNIDYRHFEANRIIPRYEFGFGLSYTNFSYSNLAIRRASSARLSQYPTGAVESGGQRDLWDTLAEVTLDVRNIGQRKGQEVVQLYLQRPDGSKWLRGFEKIKLSPGQTPYLSVVANVKKLRYKPGGQIATKAKNRDNMAIETNIS; the protein is encoded by the exons ATGCAGAACGTCGTAACCATTCTTTGCACCTTCGGTGCATTGGCTTATGCACAGGACAGCTTGACGGATGCCAGCTTCTACGGCCTCAGTCCACCAGTGTATCCGGCTC ctcagatcaagggtCTGGATGCCTGGGGTCATGCctatctcaaagccaagaaggtcGTAGACCGACTAACACTGGAGGAAAAG ATCAACATCACATACGGCCCTCCTGTTGCGCCCAATGGCTGCGCTGGAACTATCTCCTCGATTAAGCGGGCTGGGTTCCCCGGCTTGTGTCTGATGGACGCTGGGAATGGGGTCCGCTCGACAGATCTAGTCAACGCATATGCTTCCGGTATCAGCGTGGCGGCAAG TTGGAATAAGCAGTTAGCCAAAGACCGTGCTCTTTTCATGTTCAAAGAGTTTAAAACAAAAGGCGTCAATGTTGCGCTGGCTCCAG CTGTCGGCGCGTTGGGCCGTGTTGCCAAAGGCGGAAGAATCTGGGAAGGCTTCGGTGTCGACCCATACCTCTCTGGTGCTCTCGCCTCTGAAACTATTAAAGCTGCAGTTCGCGTTGGGGTGCAGACTACCATTAAGCACTACATAGCCAACGAGCAAGAGACCAACAGGAGTCCCGAGAATGATGTGGCATCGGTGTCTTCCAACGTCGATGACAAGACACTCCACGAGCTATACTTGTGGCCCTTTCAAGACGCGGTCAAGGCTGGCACTACTGGAGTTATGTGCAG CTACAATCGCGTCAATGGCTCGTATGCATGTGGTAACAGCAAGATACTCAACGGACTACTCAAAACTGAGTTGGGCTTCCAGGGTTATGTCCTGACCGACTGGGATGCGCAGC CCAGTGGTGTTGCCTCTGTCCTGGCTGGTCTAGATATGGCTATGCCCACGACGAAATACCTCGGCCTCATCAATTTTACGCAGGCTATCAGGAACGGCTCTGTGCCACTGACTAGATTGAATGACATGGCCACGCG AATTCTTGCCAGTTGGTTCTTTACTCGTCAAGACTTGGACTTCCCCCCTCCAGGAATTGGCATGCCCCTCAACACCTCTCAACCCCACCGAAGGATCAACGCAAGAGACTCAGCTGCAAAGAACACCATATTAGCTGGCGCTGTTGAGGGCCACGTGCTTGtcaaaaacatcaacaacgcgCTACCCCTCAAAAAGCCCCTTGAAGTCGCCGTTTTTGGGTACAGTGCCCACGTTCCACGAATGTACGGACCCTCTGGTATTGGTACCGGATGGCGCCTGGGCTTCAGCTCTGCGAACGTCTCGCAAGTTCTCGAAAAGTTTGCAGGAACGTTTGTACCGCCCTTCCAAGATACCGCTCGATACGgtaccatcatcatcggcggcgGGTCTGGCGCCAATGCTGCACCGTACATCTCGAGCCCCTTCGACGCCCTTAGCCAGCGAGCCTGGGAGGACGATAGCAGTATATCCTGGGATTTCGAACAGCAGAATCCAACAGTCGCAGCTGAAGCGGATGTGTGCCTTGTCTTTATCAATGCCTTTGCATCAGAGGCTTTTGATAGGCCACAACTATATGACCAAGACTCCGACAAAATTGTTCTGAATGTTGCAAGACAATGCAACAACACCATGGTCGTTATTCACAATGCCGGACCTACACTTGTCGAGGCTTATGCTGACCACCCGAATATCACTGCAATTATATATGCGCATCTCCCAGGCCAAGATTCTGGGCGAGCCCTTGTCTCGCTGCTGTACGGGGATGAGAACTTCAGTGGCAAGCTACCATATACGATTGCCAAGAAAGAGTCGGATTATGGCCAACTGCTGGACCCAGTTCAACCCACTGGCGCATATAAGCTTTATCCGCAGAGCAACTTTACAGAGGGTACAAATATCGACTACCGTCATTTCGAAGCAAACAGGATCATACCACGTTACGAGTTTGGATTTGGATTGTCATACACAAACTTCAGCTATTCCAACCTGGCTATTCGTCGAGCTTCATCGGCGAGACTCTCACAATACCCCACTGGAGCCGTTGAGTCAGGAGGCCAGCGAGATCTTTGGGATACTTTGGCCGAGGTGACCCTCGACGTACGTAACATTGGGCAGCGGAAGGGACAAGAAGTGGTACAGCTGTACCTTCAGCGCCCCGATGGTTCCAAATGGCTCAGaggctttgagaagatcaaaCTGAGCCCGGGTCAGA CTCCTTACCTCAGTGTTGTTGCCAACGTTAAAAAACTGCGCTACAAGCCTGGCGGGCAAATTGCAACAAAAGCCAAAAACCGGGACAATATGGCCATTGAGACCAATATCTCCTAA